ATGGTTAATTTGACAACACATGTATCCGGATTAGCATCAGGTTTGGATACAGAAAAAATAGTAAGTGACATGATGAAGGTAAATAGAGTTCCTTTAGATAAACTGCAACAAGCGAAAACGCTTAACACATGGAAAACTGCGGCCTATCGAGAAGTCAACTTGAAAATAGCTAGTTTCAGAGACGCAATGCAGGATTTAAGACTGCAAGGAACGTTTAACGCACAAAAAGCGACTTCAAGCAATGCAAGTCTTGATGTTTCAATGGCTGGTGAGTCTAAACTTCTAAACTTCACGATTTCAGAAGCAAAACTTGCTACATTGGGAACAAGTAGTTCGGTAAGTTTTGACACGAAAATAGGAAAAGGGACGGACAAAATTGACCCTAATGCAACCGCTGACTTAACGTTTAAACTTAATGGAACTGAAATCACCATACCTAAAGATAGTAATTTTGATCAGGCGATTGCACAGATCAATTCGAAAAGTGCAGACACAAATGTCAAAGTTGCAAATGTAGGGGGTTCATTAGTATTTTCATCCACTGATGCAGGCGCAGGTAAACCAATTACGATATCCGATTCTAGCCCTGATATGCAGTCACTATTAAAGATTACCAACGGAGCTACAAACGCTATTGATCCAGTTGATCAGTTTTCTGCTGGTACATTTACTAACGGGGCGCCTGCTGAGTCAGGATATGTTGTCATCAATGGTACAAAAATCACTGTATCCGATAACACGTTCACATATGATGGTGTTCAAATCAAATTAAAAGCAGCGGTTTCTGTGGATAACCCAGCTACTGTAAATGTTGTTTCAGATACAGATAAGATCTTTGACAAATTGAAGACATTTGTTGATAAATACAATGAGCTTATAAATGATTTAAATGACAAACTTTCTGAGAGTAAAAACCGTAACTTCCCACCTTTAACTGAGGCACAAAAGAAAGATATGAAAGAAGCAGATATTAAGTTATGGGAGGATAAAGCAAAAAGTGGTCTACTCGCAAATGATCCTGCGATCCGTCAATTCCTTACACAGCTTCGTTCAAGCATGAGTGAAATTATTAAAGGAGAAGGGATTAATCCATCTTTTGACTCACTGCCAGAAATCGGAATCACAACTAGCAAGGATTATAAAGACAATGGTAAATTAGTTTTAGATGAGTCTAAGCTAAAATCACTGTTGACTACTAATCTGACTGATATCCAAAAAATGTTTTCCAACAAGTTCGAGACTGATAATCCGAATGATACAACTATAACAAGTGCTGACAAACACAAAAATAGTGGATATGCGTTCAGGGTTTATGATCGGATTGGCGACATTATATCACAACTAAAAGTAAAAGCTGGGGCACCAGGAACGATTTCTGTTAACAGCGTATTAGGAAAAGAGGCTGCCTCCATTGACGAAAGAATGGTAAAAGTTCAGAACCGAGTATATGCGCAAGAGCAAGCCTTATGGACAAAATTTAACGCTATGGAAAAAGCCCTGCAACAACTAAATAGTCAGAGTTCATTTTGGTATAACCAACTTGGGCAATAGTAATTCAACATTGTTCAAAAGAGTCACTCTATATGGGTGACTCTTTTTCTATTGATTTAAGACAAAAATTATCGACATTAATTCCTTATATGTTCTCTATTCCAATACAAAAAAAGTTTGATAAAACTACTAAACCAATTGTTTGATCCACCGATAACAATAAATAACAAAGGATTCTTCGAATAAAAGGACTGCAAAACAAATCGTTGAAACCAGAACACAATATGTTTTGATGTCCCATAAGAATACATATGATCGAATTCTTTTAAGAAATTAAAAAAATGTAGAAAAAAACTAAACGAATTATTTAATTTACCGATAAGAATAAATACCAAGATAATTCTTCGGTAAAACAGGCGAAAAATATTTTGATAAACGGTATAAGAATTCTAAAAAGTAGAATTGTACAAGATAAATACCAATCAAACTATCGAAATGTTCAAAATGTCTAAAATTTTATTAAAACTTTTTTTGATAGTAGACCATAAGGGTTTATTATAGATGATTTAAAATTACAAAAGATATTTATTCTAGGGAGGAAATTTAATCATGCGTATTAATCACAACATTGCAGCACTTAACACACACCGCCAGTTAACAGGTGCAACAGCTGGTCAAGGTAAATCAATGGAAAAATTATCATCAGGTCTTCGTATTAATCGTGCCGGTGATGATGCAGCTGGATTAGCAATCTCTGAAAAAATGCGAGGCCAAATTCGCGGTCTTGAAATGGGTTCAAAGAACGCTCAAGATGGCATCTCATTAATTCAAACAGCTGAAGGTGCATTAAATGAATCACATACAATTCTTCAACGTATGCGTGAATTAGCGGTTCAATCATCAAATGATTCTAACACTGATGCTGATCGTAAAGAATTGCAAAAAGAAATGGATCAACTTATTGGCGAAATCGACCGCATTGGTAATACAACTGAATTTAACACAAAGAAACTGATTGATGGTTCAAAAAGTGGTGTAACCGAGCTGTTAGGCAACGTTAAATTTGACAACCAAGGTGACGAAGCATTATTCAGTGCAATAACTGCTACTAACGCATCTGTAGCAGGAACGGCTGGTACTGAAGCAAATGAAACAATTAATGTAAAAATTACAGATTACGATGCTACTGGAGGTACATTCAGCTTAGAATGGACTACTCAAAGCGGTGAAACAAAAACAATTACAGGTATTGCTGATACAGGTGGAGCACAAACAATTCAAACAGCTAATGGTAGCTATTCATTAACTTTAGGTGCAATTGGCGTTGAAGATATCGGTAAAGAAGCAACCTTCACTTCTCGTGCCTCTGTAGAAGAATATAAAAATAACGCATTAACGTTCCAAATTGGAGCAAACTCTTCACAAACAATGAATGTTGAAATTAATGACATGAGAGCTTCAGCTCTTCATGTAGACAATATTGATGTAAGTTCAGCAGCTTCTGCTGAGGCTTCAATCTCTGCTATTAATAAAGCAGTTGAAGATGTTTCTGCACAACGTTCCAAATTAGGTGCATTCCAAAACCGCTTAGAACACACTATTAACAACCTAGGAACATCTCAAGAAAACTTAACAGCTGCTGAGTCTCGTATTCGTGATGTAGATATGGCAAAAGAAATGATGGAACAAACGAAAAACTCAATTCTTGCTCAAGCTGCTCAAGCAATGCTTGCTCAAGCGAACCAACAGCCTCAAGGTGTATTACAACTTCTTCGTTAATATGGTGAAATTGAGAGATCTTAATATTGTAAGATCTCTCTCTTTTTAGAAGAATAGTAATATTTTTAATAAAAAGAGTTCCAATGTAAAATGATTTAATAATAAAACGACTATTTGTGAAAAAGGCAAACCATGGGAAACTGTGGGACGTAAAACCGAGGGCCTGTACCAACATGACAAGCTGGATGGCAGCCGGATACCACAAAAACATGTTATTGGAACTTTCGTTGCCTTTTTCACTTGAAAAAGGAGTAAACGTTATGGTAAAGAAGTTTTCCATTTTTGCTACTGTACTATTATGTTTTCAATTAGTATTCCCATTAATAAATGCGTTTGCTTTTGAGTTGCTTACCCCAACTAATTTAAAAGCGAGCCAAAACTATCCTGGTAATATTACATTAAGCTGGGATAAAGTTTCTGGAGCTAGTGCGTACCGTGTTTACAAACTAGAAGCAGGCAAGCAAGAACTAGTTAAACAGGTAACTTATGAATTCACAGAGACCACTATCTTTGGTGTACAGGAGGGGAGTAGTACTTTTGCTGTTTCTGCCGTAAGAAATCTTGATGAAACTCCACTTTCAAATAGCGTAACAGTTGAAGTTTCATACCCTGAGATGCAAAGCCCAACAAGCATTTCATCGACCATCCTTAACGGGAATGATTTGACATTAAGCTGGAATAAGGCAGCTTATGCGACGGATTATAAAATTTATCAAGTGATCGATGGTACGAGAAAGCTAGTTACAACCACAACAGCTGTAAATTATACATTCCAAAATCATCCGGAAGGAAAATATGTTTATGAAGTAACATCCAATAATAGCCGATTTGGAGAGTCGAAAGTCGGATTAAGGATTGAAGTAGATGTCAATTTTCCTATCATGACATCACCACTCGTAACGTATACCGTCCAGAATGGGAATGATTTGATTTTTAACTGGCAAAGAGTAAATTATGCTAGTAATTATAAAGTCTATGAACTAATTGACGGAACAAAGAAATTGCTTACAACGACAAGATTAAACAGTCATATTATTTCAAATGTTACAGAAGGCAAGCATGTATACGAAGTCACCGCATATAGTGATCGCTTCGGTGAATCAATAGAACCATTTAAGTTGGACTTTGATATGGTTTATCCGAAAATGCAAGCTCCTGGCAGCCTAACTTACACATTATCGAATGTAAATGATATCAATCTTAGATGGGCAAAAGTAGAATATGCAGATAAGTATAAATTATATCAGAATGTAAATGGTGAGAGGAAGTTATTATTAACTACTTCTGCATTGAATTCAACATTCGTTAATATGCCAGAAGGCAATTATAAGTATGAATTAGCATCTTATAGTGACCGTTTCGGGGAATCATCATCGGTGGCAAATGTTGAATTTGATTTAACTCATCCAGTTATAGAAGCACCTAAGAATTTAAATATTACCGTTCAAAACGGAAATGATTTAGTCTTAAGATGGGATCCTTCCGATTATGCAACTGGTTATAAGGTTTATCAAATTATTAATGGCGAGCGTAAATTAATCACAACCAAGCTTGTAAATGCACACACTTTATTAAATATGCCGGAAGGACACTATACATTTGAAGTAATTGCATATAGTGACCGTTTTGGTGAATCCAAAACAGCATCTAAGGTAGAATACGATCTCAAGTATCCGGAATTGAAAGCCCCAGTTTTAACAGGAACCGTTGAGAATGAATCCATTATCATTTTAGATTGGACAAAGCAAGACAATGTGACTGGGTATAATATTTATGAAATTGTCAACGGAACAAAAAAATTGGTAGCAACAACAACAAGTCTTCAACAAAAGCTTTCCAACCAGACTGAAGGGAAGCATATATATGAGGTCACTTCCTATCATACTCGTTTTGGAGAATCTCAAGCTTCTAATCAAGTCACTTTGAATATTGGTTCAAATATAGAGGTGCCTCCTGTAAAGGATACCATTCCGCCTGTTACAATTTCAAACCTAGCAGACTCTTACTACAAAGAAGATGTAACTGTTCAACTGACTGCTACAGATAACCAAAGCGGAGTGGCTAAAACCTTCTATTCTATTAATGAATCAACATTTAAAGAAGGTACTACCTTTACAATCCAGGATGAAGGGAAGCACAAAGTTTCCTTTTACAGCGTTGATAATGCAGGAAACATTGAAGAAACGAAGACAGTAGAAGTAAAAATCGACAAGACTGCGCCAAATACAACCTCGAATGCAACAAATTCTTGGTTTAAGGAAGATTTTTTCACTTTATCTTCATCAGACAATGTGAGTGGCGTTGCAAAAACTTTCTATTCTATAAACGGTTCTGATTTTGTAGAAGGAACAGGCTTTAAGGTGAATGAAGAAGGAGTAACGAAAGTATCCTTCTATAGCATAGATAAAGCGGGTAACATCGAAGAAGTTAAGACCGTTGATTTGAATATCGACAATATCAAACCAATTACGACCTCTAATATAACCAATTCTTGGTATAAAGAAGACGTAGCTGTCCTTTTATCTCCATCTGACCATGGAAGTGGTATTGATAAAACCTTCTATACTATTAATGGTTATGATCTTGTGGAAGGAACAAGCTTTAGAGTGAGTAATGAAGGCGTAACGAAGGTCTCCTTCAATAGTATAGATAAAGCAGGTAATATCGAAGACGTTAACACAGTTGAAGTGAAAATCGACAAGACCGCACCAGTTACTACTTCTAATGTTACAAATTCTTGGTATAAAGACAACGTAACTGTCCTTTTATCTCCATCAGACAATGGAAGTGGCGTTGATAAAACCTACTATTCTATTAATGGTTCGGATTTTGTGGAAGGAACAAGTTTTTCTGTCACCGAGGAAGGCGTAACGAAGGTATCTTTCTATAGTGTAGATAAGGCAGGTAACATCGAAGAAGTTAACACTGTTGAAGTAAATATCGACAAGACCGCGCCAATTACGACCTCTAATATAACAGATTCTTTGTATAAAGAAGACGTTGTTCTTTTATCTCCATCAGACGATGGAAGTGGCGTTGATAAAACCTACTATTCTATTAATGGTTCTGATTTTAAGGAAGGAACAAGCTTTAGAGTGAGTGAAGAAGGCGTAACGAAGGTCTCCTTCTATAGTATAGATAAAGCAGGTAACATCGAAGACGTTAACACCGTTGATGTGAACATCGACAGCACCGCACCAATTACGAATTCTAATGTTAAAAATTCTTGGTACAAAGAAGACGTAGCTGTCCTTTTATCGGCATCAGACAATGAGAGTGGGGTTGATAAAACCTACTATTCTATTAATGGTTCGGATTTTGTGGAAGGAACAAGCTTTTCTGTGAGCGAGGAAGGTGTAACGAAGGTATCTTTCTATAGTGTAGATAAGGCAGGTAACATCGAAGAAGTTAATACAGTTGAAGTAAATATCGACAAGACCGCGCCAATTACTACATCTAATTTAACAGATAAAGACGGAACCGTCCTTTTATCACCAACAGACAATATGAGTGGCGTAGATAAAACCTACTATTCTATTAATGGTTCTGATTATAAGGAAGGAACAAGCTTTAAGGTGAGTGAAGATGGCGTAACGAAGGTATCTTTCTATAGTGTAGATAAGGCAGGTAACATCGAAGACGTTAACACCGTTGAAGTGAATATCGACAAGACCGCACCAATTACGACTTCTAATGTAAAAACTTCTTGGTATAAAGAAGACGTACCTGTCCTTTTATCGGCAACAGACAGTGGAAGTGGCGTTGATAAAACCTACTATTCTATTAATGGTTATAATCTTGTGGAAGGAACAAGCTTTAGGGTGAGTAATGAAGGCGTAACGAAGGTATCCTTCAATAGTATAGATAAAGCAGGTAATATCGAAGACGTTAACACAGTTGAAGTGAAAATCGACAAGACCGCACCAATTACAACTTCTAATGTTAAAAATTCTTGGTATAAAGAAGACGTAAATGTCCTTTTATCGCCAATAGACAATGGAAGTGGCGTTGATAAAACCTACTATTCTATTAATGGTTCTGATTTTGTAGAAGGAACAAGCTTTTCTGTGAGCGAGGAAGGTGTAACGAAAGTCTCATTCTATAGTATAGACAAAGCGGGTAACATCGAAGAAGTTAACACTGTTGAAGTAAATATCGACAAGACCGCGCCAATTACGACCTCTAATATTACAAGTTCTTTGTATAATGAAGACGTACCTGTCCTTTTATCGCCAACAGACAATGGAAGTGGCGTTGATAAAACCTACTATTCCATTAATGGTTCTGATTTTAAGGAAGGTACAAGCTTTAGTGTGAGTGAAAAAGGCGTAACGAAGGTCTCCTTCTATAGTATAGATAAGGCAGGTAACATCGAAGACGTTAACACAGTTGAAGTGAACATCGACAAGACCGCACCAATTACGACTTCTAATGTGAAAAATTCTTGGTATAAAGAAGACGTAGCTGTCCTTTTATCGCCAACAGACAATGAGAGTGGCGTTGATAAAACCTACTATTCTATTAATGGTTCTGATTTTGTGGAAGGAACAAGCTTTTCTGTGAGCGAGGAAGGTGTAACGAAAGTCTCATTCTATAGTATAGATAAAGCGGGTAACATCGAAGAAGTTAATACTGTTGAAGTAAATATCGACAAGACCGCGCCAATTACGACCTCTAAAATAACAAATGAAGATGGAACTGTCCTTTTATCGCCAACAGACAATGAGAGTGGCGTTGATAAAACCTACTATTCCATTAATGGTTCTGAATATAAAGAAGGAACAAGCTTTAAGGTTAGTGAAGAAGGCGTAACGAAGGTATCTTTCTATAGTGTAGATAAGGCAGGTAACATCGAAGACGCTAACACAGTTGAAGTGAATATCGACAAAACCGCACCAATTACGACTTCTAATGTTAAAAATTCTTGGTATAAAGAAGATGTAACTGTCCTTTTATCGCCAACAGACAATGGTAGTGGCGTTGATAAAACCTACTATTCCATTAATGGTTCTGATTATAAGGAAGGAACAAGCTTTAAGGTGAGTGAAGAAGGTGTAACAAAGGTATCTTTCTATAGTGTAGATAAGGCCGGGAACATCGAAGATAAAAAGACCGTTGACGTAAAGATTGATAAAAATGCGCCAATTGTCGTCTGGAATCTTGATGATGAGTATGCACTAGGAACATACCTGCCGGAATATTCGGCTATTGATACTGTTTCGGGTATTGCTCATGAAAAGGTTACAGTAAACGGACAGGAAATCACAGGTCCAATTAAGTTTGATAAACCAGGATCTTACACTGTAGAGTTAACCGTAACTGATAAAGCAGGGTGGACAACAATAGTGAAAAAGACAATAAATATATACGTTCAAGCAACTATTGTTGTAAATCCAGGTATTATTAAAACTAACACTGGTGTGTTTACTGTTCAAGTAACAGTGCCAAAAGGCATTGACATGAAAAAATTCGATCTACACAGTGCAACATTAAATGGAGTTTCCGCTAATTCAGGAACTAACGGATTACTGCAGCAAGCTAAAAATGGTCAATTTAAGTTTGATCGTGATCAATTTACTTGGAAGCCAGGAACAGTAGAGGTTGAGTTCCGTGGATACGTAGATGGATATCTTGTTGTCGGAAGCAAGACCGTAATAGTCAAATAGGTAAGATAAGTTTGGTTTTTTGATTCTAACAATCTATCTGTCCAAAACGAAAGAGACCTTAGGTATTCTAAGGTCTCTTTCTGCTTAATTCCTTTTTATTTCCAAAAGTTCTAATCATTTTTGCAATATTTCCGATAATACTTATAAATAATCATTTATTAGGAGGCAGAGGGTATGATTGAAAAAATATCAAGTTCTAGTGGTCCAGCAATGGATCTTTCTATGAATAAAAATTCATTTAATTTAAGAGGAAATTCGAATAACCAGCAAGATCAGTTTATGCAGGAACAAGAGAAAGAAAAAGCTGAAAAAATAATGAATAGTATGAACGATTTTTTAAAAGCTTCGAATACTCACTTAAAATTTGAGTTCCATGAGGCTTTACAAGAATACTATGTTGCGGTTGTTGATGATATAACGAATGAAGTCGTGAAAGAAATTCCTCCCAAAAAATTCTTAGATATGTATGCGGCAATGACAAAGTGTTTGGGACTATTAATTGATAGAAAAGTATAACTTAATTTTTACTTAGTGGCTGTGATAAAGTCATTGTTGATTGGAGCGGAAGGTACGAGACTCCTCGAAAATGCTATCGCATTTTCTTCGTGCGTGGGCGGTTTCAAGGATGTAATTCAATGTCCTGCGGGAGTACGGGGCAGGGGAGGACCCCGCAGGAGCGAAGCGACGAGGAGAAGCAAAAGCGGAAGCGCCTTGTCCAGCCCCGACAAGTGCTGGAGGGCCTGACGTTGAAGTCGTTCTTTGACTTCAGCGGCAGGACCGAAGCGACCTCGAGGGGCTAGGCGCTGCAGCTAGACGAGCTCCCCGAACCGCCCGGGGAAAGCGAAGCGCCTGGAGCGCAAATCAACTGGCAAGTTTAACAAAGCCTTCTTTTTAAATAAAATTGTCGCAACTTGACATCAATTTTGATACCATTTTTATATAATAATATTCAGCAACAACAATTTAAGGAGTTGAAGTAATGCAACTACCTCAAATACGAATGCATCAAACCTATGCCCAAATTGGACTACGTACAGTTGAGCCTGTGCAGGAAATCCAACAGATTCCTGCCGATCTATCAATTAAACAGTATCCGTCAAAGATGAATATTGAACGTAAACCATCACAATTTGAAATAGATCAAGAACAGGCTTGGAATGAGTTGAATCTTAAAAAGATTAGTGTGTTAAGTGCTGACATGGCTGAATTTTCCAAACAAGAAGGGTTAGAGGCGATTGCTCAAATTTCTCAAGAGGGAGATCAATTAGCGAGAATTGAACATAAGAACGATGCAATTGCGTCAATTGCCGCAGAAAAAGGTAACCCTGAACCGGCCGATTTCAACGTCGCTTTCATCCCGAGTTACGGCTCAGTGAAAATTCATTATACCCCAAGTGAGTTGTCTATTAACTGGGAACAGGGGGGGACTGAGATTGAATTTACGCCGCATAAGCCAATACACAACTATACTCCGGGAAAGACGAATGTATACCTTCGCCAAATGCAAGATCTTCAAATCGATTTTGTCGGATTAAATGTGAATTATAAATTGTAATTAAAGAGAATAAAAATTAAAGTCAAACAGCAGTGGGAGGCGATGAAAACTACTTTCCGCTGTTTCTCATTTTTTTTGATACAAAAATTGTTTTAATAATTTTTAAGGAATTAATTATTAGATGACTCCGCGTTAGTTTTTAATAATTTACTAATTTATTATTAATTTTGCTAAACTATTTTTTAGTACGGCCGATTATATATATTAGAGGAATAGGAGGTCAAGGCTCATGCGAATAAATGATACGAAATATGGTTTTTATTCCTATCAAAATCAAAAGAATCGTTCTAACATAGAAAATAATATAAAAAAATCAAACTCTTCATCAGAAGTGAAAATATCTTCACTAGGGAGAGAAATTTCTCAAGCGATGAAATCAGAGCAAGCACAGCGGCCAAACCGAATTGAAGAATTGAAAAAACAGATTTCCAACGGGAACTATCACGTTGATAGCAGTAAAATTGCCGATAAACTAATTGAATTTTGGAAGAATAACTCCATTTAGGAGCTGAGAAAATGGAATATCTAAAAATGTTAAAGCACACAATGGAAACTCTTGTCGATGTCCATAAACGCTTATTGGATTTGGTTAGAGAGAAACAACACATCCTTATTAAGGGTGACACTAATGATCTTCAGAATATGGTCAATCGAGAAAGTTTATTCGTAGTCGAAATTCAAAAACTCGAAAAGAAAAGAAACCTATTAGTCCAAGAGTTTTTGGAGCAGAAGGGCGTTAAGGGTTCGTCCTTCCCCCTTGAGGAAATAATAAAAATGGAAGACGATACTGATACAAATGCCACTATAATAATCATAGCAAAGCAGCTTCGTATTTTGATTCAGGAAATTACCCAAATAAACGAAAGTAACCAACAATTAATCCTTACATCCCTTTCATATGTTCAATACTCTATGGGGATGTTAGTTCTAAAAGAACCAGCTATTGGATATGGACCAAATGCTGTCAATAGATATTCAAACCTATTAGATGCAAAAGTTTAGATGTATATAAATTTTAATAGAAGGAAGGAATGGGAATGGCTTCAACTTTTCATGGATTAGAATTAGGGAAAAGGGGCCTTTATGCACAGCAATCAGCTCTTAATACCACTAGTCATAACATTACCAATGTAAATACAATTGGATATAGCCGTCAAAGGGCAGAAATGCAAGCAACTAATGCGAT
The DNA window shown above is from Neobacillus sp. WH10 and carries:
- the fliD gene encoding flagellar filament capping protein FliD yields the protein MVNLTTHVSGLASGLDTEKIVSDMMKVNRVPLDKLQQAKTLNTWKTAAYREVNLKIASFRDAMQDLRLQGTFNAQKATSSNASLDVSMAGESKLLNFTISEAKLATLGTSSSVSFDTKIGKGTDKIDPNATADLTFKLNGTEITIPKDSNFDQAIAQINSKSADTNVKVANVGGSLVFSSTDAGAGKPITISDSSPDMQSLLKITNGATNAIDPVDQFSAGTFTNGAPAESGYVVINGTKITVSDNTFTYDGVQIKLKAAVSVDNPATVNVVSDTDKIFDKLKTFVDKYNELINDLNDKLSESKNRNFPPLTEAQKKDMKEADIKLWEDKAKSGLLANDPAIRQFLTQLRSSMSEIIKGEGINPSFDSLPEIGITTSKDYKDNGKLVLDESKLKSLLTTNLTDIQKMFSNKFETDNPNDTTITSADKHKNSGYAFRVYDRIGDIISQLKVKAGAPGTISVNSVLGKEAASIDERMVKVQNRVYAQEQALWTKFNAMEKALQQLNSQSSFWYNQLGQ
- a CDS encoding flagellin, which codes for MRINHNIAALNTHRQLTGATAGQGKSMEKLSSGLRINRAGDDAAGLAISEKMRGQIRGLEMGSKNAQDGISLIQTAEGALNESHTILQRMRELAVQSSNDSNTDADRKELQKEMDQLIGEIDRIGNTTEFNTKKLIDGSKSGVTELLGNVKFDNQGDEALFSAITATNASVAGTAGTEANETINVKITDYDATGGTFSLEWTTQSGETKTITGIADTGGAQTIQTANGSYSLTLGAIGVEDIGKEATFTSRASVEEYKNNALTFQIGANSSQTMNVEINDMRASALHVDNIDVSSAASAEASISAINKAVEDVSAQRSKLGAFQNRLEHTINNLGTSQENLTAAESRIRDVDMAKEMMEQTKNSILAQAAQAMLAQANQQPQGVLQLLR
- a CDS encoding Ig-like domain repeat protein, translated to MVKKFSIFATVLLCFQLVFPLINAFAFELLTPTNLKASQNYPGNITLSWDKVSGASAYRVYKLEAGKQELVKQVTYEFTETTIFGVQEGSSTFAVSAVRNLDETPLSNSVTVEVSYPEMQSPTSISSTILNGNDLTLSWNKAAYATDYKIYQVIDGTRKLVTTTTAVNYTFQNHPEGKYVYEVTSNNSRFGESKVGLRIEVDVNFPIMTSPLVTYTVQNGNDLIFNWQRVNYASNYKVYELIDGTKKLLTTTRLNSHIISNVTEGKHVYEVTAYSDRFGESIEPFKLDFDMVYPKMQAPGSLTYTLSNVNDINLRWAKVEYADKYKLYQNVNGERKLLLTTSALNSTFVNMPEGNYKYELASYSDRFGESSSVANVEFDLTHPVIEAPKNLNITVQNGNDLVLRWDPSDYATGYKVYQIINGERKLITTKLVNAHTLLNMPEGHYTFEVIAYSDRFGESKTASKVEYDLKYPELKAPVLTGTVENESIIILDWTKQDNVTGYNIYEIVNGTKKLVATTTSLQQKLSNQTEGKHIYEVTSYHTRFGESQASNQVTLNIGSNIEVPPVKDTIPPVTISNLADSYYKEDVTVQLTATDNQSGVAKTFYSINESTFKEGTTFTIQDEGKHKVSFYSVDNAGNIEETKTVEVKIDKTAPNTTSNATNSWFKEDFFTLSSSDNVSGVAKTFYSINGSDFVEGTGFKVNEEGVTKVSFYSIDKAGNIEEVKTVDLNIDNIKPITTSNITNSWYKEDVAVLLSPSDHGSGIDKTFYTINGYDLVEGTSFRVSNEGVTKVSFNSIDKAGNIEDVNTVEVKIDKTAPVTTSNVTNSWYKDNVTVLLSPSDNGSGVDKTYYSINGSDFVEGTSFSVTEEGVTKVSFYSVDKAGNIEEVNTVEVNIDKTAPITTSNITDSLYKEDVVLLSPSDDGSGVDKTYYSINGSDFKEGTSFRVSEEGVTKVSFYSIDKAGNIEDVNTVDVNIDSTAPITNSNVKNSWYKEDVAVLLSASDNESGVDKTYYSINGSDFVEGTSFSVSEEGVTKVSFYSVDKAGNIEEVNTVEVNIDKTAPITTSNLTDKDGTVLLSPTDNMSGVDKTYYSINGSDYKEGTSFKVSEDGVTKVSFYSVDKAGNIEDVNTVEVNIDKTAPITTSNVKTSWYKEDVPVLLSATDSGSGVDKTYYSINGYNLVEGTSFRVSNEGVTKVSFNSIDKAGNIEDVNTVEVKIDKTAPITTSNVKNSWYKEDVNVLLSPIDNGSGVDKTYYSINGSDFVEGTSFSVSEEGVTKVSFYSIDKAGNIEEVNTVEVNIDKTAPITTSNITSSLYNEDVPVLLSPTDNGSGVDKTYYSINGSDFKEGTSFSVSEKGVTKVSFYSIDKAGNIEDVNTVEVNIDKTAPITTSNVKNSWYKEDVAVLLSPTDNESGVDKTYYSINGSDFVEGTSFSVSEEGVTKVSFYSIDKAGNIEEVNTVEVNIDKTAPITTSKITNEDGTVLLSPTDNESGVDKTYYSINGSEYKEGTSFKVSEEGVTKVSFYSVDKAGNIEDANTVEVNIDKTAPITTSNVKNSWYKEDVTVLLSPTDNGSGVDKTYYSINGSDYKEGTSFKVSEEGVTKVSFYSVDKAGNIEDKKTVDVKIDKNAPIVVWNLDDEYALGTYLPEYSAIDTVSGIAHEKVTVNGQEITGPIKFDKPGSYTVELTVTDKAGWTTIVKKTINIYVQATIVVNPGIIKTNTGVFTVQVTVPKGIDMKKFDLHSATLNGVSANSGTNGLLQQAKNGQFKFDRDQFTWKPGTVEVEFRGYVDGYLVVGSKTVIVK
- the flaG gene encoding flagellar protein FlaG — translated: MIEKISSSSGPAMDLSMNKNSFNLRGNSNNQQDQFMQEQEKEKAEKIMNSMNDFLKASNTHLKFEFHEALQEYYVAVVDDITNEVVKEIPPKKFLDMYAAMTKCLGLLIDRKV
- a CDS encoding DUF6470 family protein, giving the protein MQLPQIRMHQTYAQIGLRTVEPVQEIQQIPADLSIKQYPSKMNIERKPSQFEIDQEQAWNELNLKKISVLSADMAEFSKQEGLEAIAQISQEGDQLARIEHKNDAIASIAAEKGNPEPADFNVAFIPSYGSVKIHYTPSELSINWEQGGTEIEFTPHKPIHNYTPGKTNVYLRQMQDLQIDFVGLNVNYKL
- the flgM gene encoding flagellar biosynthesis anti-sigma factor FlgM; protein product: MRINDTKYGFYSYQNQKNRSNIENNIKKSNSSSEVKISSLGREISQAMKSEQAQRPNRIEELKKQISNGNYHVDSSKIADKLIEFWKNNSI
- a CDS encoding flagellar protein FlgN, yielding MEYLKMLKHTMETLVDVHKRLLDLVREKQHILIKGDTNDLQNMVNRESLFVVEIQKLEKKRNLLVQEFLEQKGVKGSSFPLEEIIKMEDDTDTNATIIIIAKQLRILIQEITQINESNQQLILTSLSYVQYSMGMLVLKEPAIGYGPNAVNRYSNLLDAKV